In the genome of Candidatus Saccharibacteria bacterium, one region contains:
- the tgt gene encoding tRNA guanosine(34) transglycosylase Tgt, which produces MNNSKDGFFTSSMLGTYARRGTLKTRAGDIYTPVFMPVGTRGAVKGLSPQQVRETGAQIILGNAYHLHLQPGEKTVKKLGGLHEFTRWDGPILTDSGGFQVFSLAHITKTTEDGVSFKDPKSGDNVFLSPEKAIQIQLELGADIIMAFDDVTGLDDTARLRTKEAFDRTHRWLERSLAEFQRQTKDLKPGERPLLFGIAQGGLDKQLRQKSLEFVQSLPVDGIAIGGLSVGESRKDMHEMLEFLAPLYDKSRPHYLMGVGDPTDFRFAIECGIDMVDCVLATRNARHGTAWVHNGCTPASCQTAEPPAPKPVAVHRGVETPSTPSPYPKYGSVCASVSPSAVLACSRCGKVFGARDEKMHLTNAQFIDDNRPIEEGCDCATCAYGYSRGFLRHQFKVKESLAGSLVSIHNIRYLNRITETYLG; this is translated from the coding sequence ATGAATAATTCCAAAGACGGTTTTTTTACGAGCTCAATGCTCGGCACTTATGCACGTCGTGGCACTCTGAAAACACGCGCTGGTGATATATATACCCCTGTTTTTATGCCGGTCGGAACCCGTGGTGCTGTAAAAGGTTTATCGCCACAGCAAGTTCGTGAAACAGGGGCTCAAATCATTTTGGGCAATGCGTATCATCTACACCTGCAACCAGGCGAAAAAACTGTTAAGAAGCTTGGTGGGTTGCATGAGTTTACGCGGTGGGACGGTCCGATTTTGACTGATTCTGGTGGGTTTCAGGTGTTTTCACTGGCTCATATTACCAAGACTACCGAAGATGGCGTATCGTTTAAGGATCCTAAGTCCGGTGATAATGTTTTCCTGTCTCCAGAGAAGGCGATTCAGATACAACTTGAGCTAGGGGCAGATATTATCATGGCTTTTGATGATGTGACTGGGCTGGATGATACGGCTAGGCTACGTACTAAAGAGGCTTTTGATAGGACTCATCGCTGGCTGGAGCGATCGCTTGCAGAGTTCCAGAGGCAAACAAAAGACTTAAAACCCGGTGAGCGACCTCTGTTGTTTGGAATAGCACAAGGAGGGCTAGATAAGCAATTGCGCCAAAAAAGCCTGGAGTTTGTACAGTCACTGCCTGTAGACGGCATCGCAATTGGCGGCTTATCGGTTGGCGAGTCGCGCAAGGATATGCACGAGATGCTAGAATTTTTGGCGCCACTGTATGACAAATCACGACCTCACTATCTGATGGGGGTTGGTGATCCGACAGATTTTAGGTTTGCTATTGAGTGTGGGATTGACATGGTTGACTGCGTATTGGCTACACGGAATGCTCGTCATGGCACTGCCTGGGTCCACAACGGCTGCACCCCGGCTTCCTGCCAGACGGCGGAGCCGCCTGCGCCGAAGCCGGTTGCGGTACATCGCGGTGTCGAAACCCCCAGTACTCCTTCACCGTACCCTAAGTACGGCTCAGTCTGTGCTTCGGTTTCTCCTAGCGCTGTACTCGCATGCAGTCGTTGTGGCAAGGTTTTTGGGGCGAGGGATGAGAAGATGCATTTAACTAACGCGCAATTTATTGATGATAATAGGCCGATTGAGGAGGGTTGTGATTGTGCGACGTGCGCTTATGGTTATAGTCGTGGGTTCTTACGCCACCAGTTTAAGGTTAAGGAAAGTTTGGCCGGCAGCCTGGTGTCTATCCATAATATTCGGTACTTAAACCGGATTACAGAAACCTACCTAGGATAA